The Henckelia pumila isolate YLH828 unplaced genomic scaffold, ASM3356847v2 CTG_461:::fragment_3, whole genome shotgun sequence genome window below encodes:
- the LOC140871751 gene encoding cyclin-D1-1-like isoform X2 — MVTFAMSLQCSDCFSDLLCCEDSNIIFSGGEDDSPEYSSDVQTRSPDVEESIAGLLEDERDLTGAIIDNHLSIDASVRTQSVAWILKVHRYYGFQPLTAFLSVSYFDRFLHSHQLPILNGWPLQLLSTACLSLAAKMEEPLVPSLVDLQVEGPKFLFEPRNIQRMELLVLRVLEWRLRSISPFCYLCFFALKIDPTGTYTGFLVSMAKEIILSTIQVKSTYEQRPAFSSLDHHASLLQQCFVQQMICRNFPRSQLNMLSHGVLDFTKNKLRVATN, encoded by the exons ATGGTCACATTCGCCATGTCACTTCAGTGCTCCGACTGCTTCTCCGATCTTCTCTGCTGCGAGGACTCCAATATCATATTCTCCGGCGGCGAAGATGACTCTCCGGAATACTCATCGGATGTCCAAACTCGGTCGCCCGACGTCGAGGAATCAATCGCCGGACTTCTAGAAGACGAGAGAGATCTCACCGGAGCGATTATCGATAATCATCTATCGATCGATGCGTCTGTTAGAACTCAATCTGTTGCATGGATTCTCAAG GTGCACCGTTATTACGGTTTCCAGCCATTAACGGCGTTTCTCTCCGTCAGCTACTTTGACCGTTTTCTTCACTCCCATCAGCTGCCG ATATTGAATGGATGGCCATTGCAATTATTGTCCACTGCATGTTTGTCATTAGCAGCTAAAATGGAGGAACCTCTCGTTCCTTCTCTTGTGGATCTTCAG GTCGAAGGTCCGAAGTTTCTTTTTGAACCAAGAAATATTCAAAGGATGGAGCTCCTCGTGCTGAGGGTATTAGAATGGAGGCTTCGATCCATTTCTCCCTTTTGCTATCTATGTTTTTTCGCCCTCAAAATTGACCCAACCGGAACTTATACCGGGTTCCTTGTATCAATGGCAAAAGAAATTATTCTCTCTACTATACAAG TGAAATCTACATATGAACAGAGACCAGCTTTCTCGAGTTTAGACCATCATGCGTCGCTGCTGCAACAATGCTTTGTGCAGCAAATGATCTGCCGAAATTTTCCTCGTTCACAGCTCAACATGCTCAGTCATGGTGTGCTGGACTTCACAAA GAACAAATTACGAGTTGCTACCAATTGA
- the LOC140871751 gene encoding cyclin-D1-1-like isoform X1, protein MVTFAMSLQCSDCFSDLLCCEDSNIIFSGGEDDSPEYSSDVQTRSPDVEESIAGLLEDERDLTGAIIDNHLSIDASVRTQSVAWILKVHRYYGFQPLTAFLSVSYFDRFLHSHQLPILNGWPLQLLSTACLSLAAKMEEPLVPSLVDLQVEGPKFLFEPRNIQRMELLVLRVLEWRLRSISPFCYLCFFALKIDPTGTYTGFLVSMAKEIILSTIQETSFLEFRPSCVAAATMLCAANDLPKFSSFTAQHAQSWCAGLHKEQITSCYQLTRQIMSNKTKKQPKVLPQLRVMPRVSTFSSDSSSSTSSSFSAHKRRKLNNSSWVDDDKGSSD, encoded by the exons ATGGTCACATTCGCCATGTCACTTCAGTGCTCCGACTGCTTCTCCGATCTTCTCTGCTGCGAGGACTCCAATATCATATTCTCCGGCGGCGAAGATGACTCTCCGGAATACTCATCGGATGTCCAAACTCGGTCGCCCGACGTCGAGGAATCAATCGCCGGACTTCTAGAAGACGAGAGAGATCTCACCGGAGCGATTATCGATAATCATCTATCGATCGATGCGTCTGTTAGAACTCAATCTGTTGCATGGATTCTCAAG GTGCACCGTTATTACGGTTTCCAGCCATTAACGGCGTTTCTCTCCGTCAGCTACTTTGACCGTTTTCTTCACTCCCATCAGCTGCCG ATATTGAATGGATGGCCATTGCAATTATTGTCCACTGCATGTTTGTCATTAGCAGCTAAAATGGAGGAACCTCTCGTTCCTTCTCTTGTGGATCTTCAG GTCGAAGGTCCGAAGTTTCTTTTTGAACCAAGAAATATTCAAAGGATGGAGCTCCTCGTGCTGAGGGTATTAGAATGGAGGCTTCGATCCATTTCTCCCTTTTGCTATCTATGTTTTTTCGCCCTCAAAATTGACCCAACCGGAACTTATACCGGGTTCCTTGTATCAATGGCAAAAGAAATTATTCTCTCTACTATACAAG AGACCAGCTTTCTCGAGTTTAGACCATCATGCGTCGCTGCTGCAACAATGCTTTGTGCAGCAAATGATCTGCCGAAATTTTCCTCGTTCACAGCTCAACATGCTCAGTCATGGTGTGCTGGACTTCACAAA GAACAAATTACGAGTTGCTACCAATTGACGAGACAAATAATGTCCAATAAGACGAAGAAGCAACCAAAGGTGCTACCCCAACTCCGAGTCATGCCTCGGGTGAGTACCTTCTCTAGCGACTCATCATCTTCCACATCTTCATCCTTCTCGGCTCACAAAAggagaaaattaaataattcatcaTGGGTGGATGATGACAAGGGGAGCTCTGATTAA